Proteins encoded within one genomic window of Rhododendron vialii isolate Sample 1 chromosome 1a, ASM3025357v1:
- the LOC131320159 gene encoding uncharacterized protein LOC131320159, which yields MYADRVESTTRRTIKERLYGNTGDDSGRRRQVTGKRQRQDDDKWEHDLYKDGQPQVSNRSIGVKDLRFKLQKKSVQQENQSGNGSVSATRDLREKLSGEIYLNPVKTDNPTPKPVLGGSKPVKKTVIVEAPEPETKKVASSIARKKTQQKVESVDSFLQSLGLEKYSITFQAEEVDMTALVYMTDEDLKALGVPMGPRKKIILALETRV from the exons ATGTATGCAGATCGTGTGGAGAGTACAACGCGGAGGACCATAAAGGAGCGTCTATACGGTAACACCGGAGACGATTCCGGCCGTCGAAGGCAGGTTACGGGCAAGAG GCAGAGGCAAGATGATGACAAGTGGGAACATGATCTTTACAAGGATGGTCAACCCCAAGTGTCAA ATCGCAGTATTGGTGTGAAAGATCTTCGGTTCAAGCTCCAGAAGAAAAGCGTCCAGCAAGAAAATCAAAGTGGAAATGGATCTGTTTCCGCCACAAGGGATCTGCGTGAAAAGCTTTCTGGTGAGATATACTTGAATCCAGTGAAAACTGATAATCCAACGCCGAAGCCTGTGCTTGGGGGGAGTAAACCTGTGAAGAAGACTGTTATTGTTGAAGCCCCTGAACCAGAAAcgaaaaaagttgctagttcaATTGCAAGGAAAAAGACTCAGCAAAAG GTTGAATCCGTTGATAGTTTTCTGCAGTCTCTTGGTCTGGAAAAGTACTCAATTACATTCCAAGCTGAGGAA GTTGACATGACAGCGCTTGTGTACATGACTGATGAGGACCTAAAGGCTTTAGGAGTACCAATG GGtccaagaaagaaaataattttggcattggAGACGAGAGTCTGA
- the LOC131320169 gene encoding putative pentatricopeptide repeat-containing protein At3g15130 — MLQISLMTERHRLAKLLRVSSKNRLIDQGKQVHAALVRIGYGSDVILNNDLIDLYGKCGRMDMACDVFDKMRETNVVSWTALMCGHLQQGNPKLSLLLFCRMGYTDVKPNEFTFSTNFKACGVLKIPENGMQIHGICVRTGFEWFPPVANSVMNMYSRCGRISEAEQMFNLMPIRSLISWNAMIAGYALVGMGEKCLLLFQKMQRQGEILDDFTFTSTLKACSSLGAIEEGTQIHAYLITRGFTFSVQAIVSGALVDLYVKSGYLFEARKVFDQLEQKSVISWSSLILGYAQQGNLKAAMDLFRQLRESNIWVDGFVLSSMIGVFSDFALVEQGKQMHCYTAKFPSGMEKSVANSIVDMYLKCGLIEEAERVFNEMPERNVVSWTVMITGYGKHGLGREAIRLFNEMQVEDVEPDGVTYLALLSACSHSGLVEESREYFSILCGDCRIKPQVEHYACMVDLLGRAGCLKEAKELIHNMPLKPNIGIWQTLLSACRVHGEFEMGRKVGDMLLELDGKNAVNYVMLSNIYADAGYWRESEKVRVSVKLKGLKKEGGCSWVEIDKEVHFFYNGDERHPLTKEIHKVLKEIERRIKEETGYPYEVKFALHDVEEESKAESLRYHSEKLAIGLALVHGGVEEGGRTIRVFKNLRVCGDCHEFIKGLSKVLKKVFVVRDANRFHKFEDGFCSCKDYW, encoded by the coding sequence ATGCTCCAAATATCATTGATGACTGAACGACACAGATTGGCAAAACTCCTGAGAGTTTCTTCAAAAAATCGGTTAATTGATCAAGGTAAGCAAGTTCATGCTGCTTTAGTGAGAATTGGATATGGGTCCGATGTGATACTAAACAATGACCTAATAGATTTGTATGGGAAATGTGGTAGAATGGACATGGCTTGtgacgtgtttgataaaatgcgtGAAACAAATGTTGTTTCGTGGACGGCTCTGATGTGTGGTCACTTGCAGCAGGGTAATCCCAAATTGTCACTATTACTTTTTTGTCGAATGGGTTATACCGATGTTAAACCCAATGAGTTCACATTTTCGACGAATTTTAAAGCATGCGGGGTTCTGAAGATACCCGAGAATGGAATGCAGATTCATGGGATTTGTGTTAGAACTGGATTTGAATGGTTTCCTCCGGTAGCCAATTCTGTAATGAACATGTACTCGAGGTGTGGAAGAATTAGTGAAGCAGAGCAAATGTTCAATCTAATGCCCATTAGAAGCCTCATAAGCTGGAATGCGATGATAGCTGGATATGCCCTTGTGGGAATGGGTGAGAAATGCTTACTTTTATTCCAGAAAATGCAAAGACAAGGAGAAATACTGGACGATTTTACCTTTACAAGCACTTTAAAAGCTTGTAGCAGTCTTGGGGCAATTGAAGAAGGAACTCAAATCCATGCTTATTTGATTACAAGAGGATTCACATTTTCTGTTCAAGCAATCGTTTCTGGTGCACTTGTTGATTTGTATGTGAAAAGCGGGTACTTATTTGAAGCGCGGAAAGTGTTTGATCAACTTGAACAGAAGAGTGTGATATCTTGGAGCTCTCTGATCCTAGGTTATGCTCAACAAGGAAACTTAAAGGCGGCCATGGATTTGTTTAGGCAGCTAAGGGAGAGTAACATATGGGTAGACGGGTTTGTTCTCTCGAGCATGATCGGTGTATTTTCTGATTTTGCCCTTGTGGAGCAAGGGAAGCAGATGCATTGCTACACCGCCAAATTTCCATCTGGTATGGAAAAATCAGTGGCCAATTCAATCGTCGATATGTATCTCAAGTGTGGGTTGATCGAGGAAGCAGAAAGGGTTTTCAATGAAATGCCTGAAAGAAACGTTGTTTCTTGGACGGTTATGATCACAGGGTACGGAAAGCATGGTCTTGGAAGAGAAGCAATTCGCCTCTTTAATGAAATGCAGGTGGAAGATGTGGAGCCCGACGGAGTGACTTACCTTGCATTGCTCTCGGCTTGTAGTCATTCGGGACTTGTTGAAGAAAGTCGAGAATACTTTTCAATATTGTGTGGGGATTGTCGAATCAAACCTCAAGTTGAGCATTATGCTTGCATGGTTGATCTCCTTGGCCGAGCTGGATGCTTGAAAGAAGCAAAGGAACTTATACACAACATGCCTCTAAAACCAAACATTGGGATATGGCAGACATTGCTTAGTGCTTGTAGAGTACATGGAGAATttgaaatgggaagaaaagtaggGGATATGCTATTAGAATTGGATGGTAAAAATGCGGTCAACTATGTTATGTTGTCAAATATTTATGCCGACGCTGGGTACTGGAGAGAGAGCGAGAAAGTACGAGTTTCGGTGAAGTTGAAGGGTTTAAAGAAAGAAGGAGGATGCAGTTGGGTTGAGATTGACAAGGAGGTCCACTTCTTCTACAATGGAGACGAGAGGCACCCACttacaaaagaaattcataaaGTTTTGAAGGAAATAGAGAGGAGGATAAAAGAAGAAACGGGTTATCCTTATGAAGTGAAGTTTGCTTTGCACGATGTGGAAGAAGAGTCAAAAGCGGAGAGCTTGAGATATCACAGCGAGAAGTTGGCGATTGGGTTGGCATTAGTTCACGGCGGGGTAGAAGAAGGGGGAAGGACAATTCGAGTTTTCAAAAACTTGAGAGTTTGTGGGGATTGTCATGAGTTCATTAAGGGTTTGTCAAAGGTTTTGAAGAAGGTGTTTGTGGTAAGAGATGCCAATAGGTTCCACAAGTTTGAGGACGGGTTTTGCTCTTGTAAAGACTATTGGTGA
- the LOC131320148 gene encoding uncharacterized protein LOC131320148, with amino-acid sequence MAEIAETPNDAPDSSGNNESETKQEISDFDPSTMRKTKPGLKRLVLSLSVLFSFLLGLPFLLKSIEIYRAPLPFRDIDSLSRSIESAPLAFPCRFHAVFVGFDRGKTSDEWTVDELGNSILGQVNKFTGDGRVCGSCGRNNYSVLVTVDSNTDCVSSRSLGFGLESACSWRCGATSDLKLDDDEVVDEYLESALRGSEGCGYGGKVYTVVVVKRDEEVRAVVGKHRHAWIVGRVSEVDAVEKVAEIFIRVFVNGGKEGGVIPGEFMPVGADGKVVLSFNLLNADPDDWVYDWDFQKVDEILLTPVIEALGPVANISVESQVLYHTPKSSFSYWDGELESYIFSTKDLPFFVNSNEWHLDTSIAAGGRSKVLHVVVYVPSAKECPLLLQLPNGEISRTNSFISPMWGGVIVWNPPGCSTNSETMHLLGNKISHQDLEKVFEVFMGQLRQLFGLKSNNLYLGASGTFVLLASERGFTEWELDVLSRQHTCFNLLSCTTTLGSLSRLVQSLPRMIIKDEIGKQVKFSLEAANLAQSNASLGIYEASALSSRQARSLAEDAFFHPSIMSVSYYSFEHCFAVYSPFFLPVSLHVILAAVREWRRVKTEQKKYVAWKTKDGR; translated from the exons ATGGCGGAAATCGCAGAAACTCCGAATGACGCACCCGATTCTTCTGGAAACAACGAGTCCGAAACTAAGCAAGAGATCTCGGACTTCGACCCGAGCACCATGCGGAAGACGAAGCCCGGCTTGAAGCGCCTCGTCCTCTCCCTCTCCGtcctcttctccttcctcctag GTCTGCCGTTTCTGCTCAAATCGATCGAGATCTACCGCGCGCCGCTCCCGTTTCGCGACATTGATTCGCTCTCCAGATCGATCGAGTCGGCTCCGTTGGCATTCCCTTGTCGATTCCACGCCGTTTTCGTAGGTTTCGATCGCGGAAAAACCTCCGACGAGTGGACGGTTGATGAACTAGGGAACTCAATTCTAGGTCAAGTGAACAAGTTCACTGGTGATGGTCGAGTTTGTGGAAGTTGTGGTAGAAACAACTATAGTGTCTTAGTGACAGTAGATTCAAACACTGATTGTGTAAGCAGTAGGAGTTTAGGTTTTGGTTTAGAGTCGGCTTGCTCGTGGCGGTGTGGGGCCACGAGTGACTTGAAGTTAGATGATGATGAAGTTGTTGATGAGTATTTGGAGTCTGCCTTGAGGGGGAGTGAGGGTTGTGGTTACGGAGGGAAGGTTTATACTGTTGTGGTGGTGAAGAGGGATGAGGAGGTTAGGGCTGTGGTCGGGAAGCACAGGCACGCATGGATTGTAGGTAGGGTTTCGGAGGTGGATGCGGTGGAGAAGGTGGCGGAGATTTTCATTAGGGTTTTCGTGAATGGTGGGAAGGAAGGAGGAGTGATTCCCGGGGAGTTTATGCCTGTGGGTGCTGATGGGAAGGTTGTGCTTTCTTTCAATTTGTTGAATGCTGATCCGGATGACTGGGTTTATGACTG GGATTTTCAAAAAGTAGATGAGATACTTTTGACTCCCGTTATAGAGGCTTTGGGACCTGTCGCAAACATAAGTGTGGAAAGTCAG GTTCTATACCATACACCAAAGTCCTCATTTTCTTATTGGGATGGTGAGCTGGAGAGTTACATTTTCAGCACCAAAGATCTGCCTTTCTTT GTGAATTCAAACGAGTGGCATCTGGATACTTCCATTGCAGCTGGCGGGAGGTCAAAAGTCTTGCATGTTGTGGT CTATGTTCCATCTGCAAAGGAGTGCCCTCTTCTGTTACAGCTTCCCAATGGAGAGATTTCCAGGACAAATAGCTTTATATCTCCA ATGTGGGGAGGTGTTATTGTTTGGAACCCCCCAGGCTGTTCAACGAATTCAGAAACTATGCATCTTCTCGGGAATAAAATCTCACATCAG GACCTTGAGAAGGTTTTTGAAGTTTTCATGGGGCAGTTGCGGCAACTTTTTGGTCTGAAATCCAACAACTTGTATCTCGGAGCATCAGGAACATTTGTCCTTTTAGCTAGTGAAAGAGGCTTTACAGAATG GGAACTGGATGTGTTGTCGCGGCAGCACACATGTTTTAATCTTCTTTCATGTACAACAACCCTTGGATCACTTTCGAGACTG GTCCAATCACTTCCCAGGATGATTATAAAGGATGAGATAGGGAAACAG GTGAAGTTTTCTCTTGAGGCTGCAAATTTGGCTCAAAGTAATGCCTCACTTGGAATTTATGAGGCTTCAGCTT TGTCCTCAAGACAAGCAAGATCCTTGGCAGAAGACGCCTTTTTCCACCCGTCTATAATGTCAGTGAGCTATTACTCATTTGAGCATTGCTTTGCCGTCTATTCG CCCTTCTTTCTGCCAGTCTCGTTACACGTAATTCTTGCTGCTGTCAGAGAGTGGAGAAGAGTCAAGACAGAGCAGAAAAAATACGTAGCATGGAAAACCAAAGATGGAAGGTAG